A part of Gossypium hirsutum isolate 1008001.06 chromosome A07, Gossypium_hirsutum_v2.1, whole genome shotgun sequence genomic DNA contains:
- the LOC121231838 gene encoding NAC domain-containing protein 4 has translation MNTVKGFRFHPTDEELIEYLLLVTFCVDRDSLVQVIDQVPDICQWEPWQLAESSKLQTGDRLWYFIYTPTYKYRNSKRINRTTREGYWKPTGNARKIIDPKTGKVIGTKKTLVYYKGQCNDKDKIKTCWVMHEYELVAAPNSTDTDRKTFNLCKLKKRVDISCTDAGQSSQHKDCDDVVHNQSGIESYAGEISSQHNIANDDVVSNLSSHDLDDAISKGNLHERSKECNEPEGNSGVQKLNSIIEKDDKSCSSVLTNGDETITVERSDQNNVVVAIEGLGIPSSFEYLGDEVLIPAEFFYNEGLSFDELLEVPQATNNSNWIQDQSITNPDDVEFLNSSFVDNDEAYLLEENRPYPSAADNEVLGAVGSSDSMEKPSKRPRLSHDDHVETTEARAGGSISYQQ, from the exons ATGAACACAGTTAAAGGTTTCAGATTTCACCCAACCGACGAAGAACTCATCGAGTATCTGCTCCTCGTAACCTTCTGCGTCGACCGTGATTCTCTCGTCCAAGTTATTGATCAAGTACCGGACATCTGCCAGTGGGAGCCTTGGCAACTAGCTG AGAGTTCCAAATTGCAAACTGGGGATCGATTATGGTACTTCATATATACACCGACATATAAGTACCGGAATAGTAAACGAATTAACCGGACCACCCGGGAAGGTTATTGGAAACCTACGGGCAATGCTCGGAAAATTATAGACCCTAAAACAGGGAAGGTGATTGGCACCAAGAAGACCTTGGTTTACTATAAAGGCCAATGTAATGATAAAGACAAAATCAAGACTTGCTGGGTTATGCATGAGTATGAACTCGTGGCTGCCCCTAACTCCACTGACACTGATCGG AAAACATTCAACCTTTGTAAATTGAAGAAAAGGGTTGATATTTCCTGCACTGATGCTGGGCAATCAAGTCAGCATAAGGACTGTGATGATGTTGTTCATAATCAATCCGGCATTGAGAGTTATGCCGGAGAAATAAGTAGTCAACATAATATAGCCAATGATGATGTAGTCTCTAATTTATCGTCTCATGATCTGGATGATGCGATTTCGAAG GGAAATTTACACGAGAGGTCAAAAGAATGCAATGAACCCGAAGGCAACAGTGGGGTTCAAAAACTGAATAGCATCATTGAAAAGGATGATAAGTCCTGTAGTTCGGTTCTTACTAATGGTGATGAAACCATCACCGTCGAAAGAAGCGATCAAAATAATGTAGTTGTTGCAATTGAGGGATTAGGAATACCTTCTAGTTTCGAGTATCTTGGCGATGAGGTTTTAATTCCGGCG GAATTTTTCTACAATGAGGGGTTATCGTTTGATGAGTTATTAGAAGTACCACAGGCAACTAATAACTCTAATTGGATTCAAGATCAATCTATCACCAACCCAGATGATGTTGAGTTCTTGAATTCAAGTTTTGTTGACAATGATGAAGCCTACCTCCTAGAAGAAAACAGACCGTATCCATCTGCTGCTGATAATGAAGTCTTAGGTGCAGTGGGATCATCTGATTCGATGGAGAAACCTAGTAAAAGGCCGCGTCTTTCACATGACGATCATGTAGAGACCACAGAGGCTCGAGCTGGAGGAAGTATCAGCTACCAGCAGTAG
- the LOC107925759 gene encoding FHA domain-containing protein FHA2, which yields MGTTGGSDVEAGFAKLQGEDFEYYMQTYSIMLGRNSKKSTVDVDLASLGGGMNISRHHARIFYDFTRRRFALEVLGKNGCLVEGVLHLPGNPPVKLDSQDLLQIGDKQFYFLLPVRSILGGALAPRHHVSIYQTAGAGSAAGGVPHYGHHGGAEMGRTVGSVAGSAVVAAGAKKGRGREYYEDEYGEEEDVGSGGKKVRREDWYSGTEAGSGGKVGLAGALVPVEKKGEGRSRVDRESDNQQLMQLEEKDVVSSVATVLSDLCGPGEWMAMEKLHAELVEQFSSVWHHSRVRRYLTSEDWPGPESKGKPWYGLLMLLRKYPEHFVINTRSKGRITLEFVSLVSLLS from the exons ATGGGCACGACGGGTGGGAGCGACGTGGAGGCGGGATTCGCCAAGCTACAAGGCGAAGACTTCGAATACTACATGCAAACCTACTCCATAATGCTCGGCCGCAACTCCAAGAAATCCACCGTCGACGTCGACTTAGCCAGCCTCGGCGGCGGTATGAACATTTCCCGCCACCATGCTCGCATCTTCTACGACTTCACCCGACGTCGTTTCGCCCTTGAAGTCCTCGGAAAAAACGGCTGCCTCGTCGAAGGCGTCCTCCACCTTCCTGGTAACCCTCCCGTCAAGCTGGATTCACAAGACCTCCTCCAAATTGGAGATAAACAATTTTACTTTCTTCTCCCCGTGAGGAGTATTCTCGGGGGAGCCCTTGCGCCTAGGCACCATGTTTCGATTTACCAGACCGCGGGTGCTGGGTCAGCGGCTGGAGGTGTACCGCACTATGGTCACCATGGCGGGGCGGAGATGGGGAGGACGGTGGGGTCCGTGGCGGGTTCTGCTGTGGTGGCAGCGGGAGCAAAGAAAGGGAGAGGAAGAGAGTATTATGAGGATGAGTACGGGGAGGAAGAGGATGTTGGGAGTGGTGGGAAGAAGGTTAGAAGGGAAGATTGGTATAGTGGAACCGAGGCCGGTTCCGGAGGGAAGGTGGGGTTGGCCGGAGCATTAG TTCCTGTAGAGAAGAAGGGAGAGGGAAGATCTAGAGTTGACCGAGAATCTGATAATCAACAACTTATGCAGTTGGAAGAGAAGGATGTGGTTTCTTCTGTAGCTACTGTGCTTTCAGATCTTTGTGGTCCTGGAGAATGGATGGCCATGGAGAAACTCCACGCTGAG TTAGTTGAACAGTTTAGTAGCGTCTGGCATCACAGCAGAGTTAGAAGATACCTTACATCCGAGGACTGGCCCGGTCCTGAATCCAAGGGGAAACCATGGTACGGTCTGCTTATGTTGTTGAGAAAATATCCTGAACACTTTGTCATTAACACAAGATCCAAGGGTCGGATAACATTGGAGTTCGTCTCTCTTGTATCTTTGCTTTCGTAG
- the LOC121203052 gene encoding uncharacterized protein isoform X4, with product MICPRGIEMDSATVHEEIDSLFESTPPLKDSAKIIDKLNQVIQFDSPSGEGKGRKVEELLKRCPNLKKIIIFRVISKAKPHKECQVYSSGSSQSAQFANSWKRIVTDWFAMAVLNLSRIFYYLDTLLANLYLYLMLRFGGKMPT from the exons atGATTTGTCCAAGGGGAATTGAAATGGATTCTGCAACTGTTCACGAGGAGATCGATtcattattcgagtcaactcctCCTCTCAAAGATTCGGCTAAAATCATAGACAAATTGAATCAAGTCATCCAATTTGATTCTCCTTCAG GAGAAGGAAAAGGGAGGAAGGTAGAGGAGCTGCTAAAACGATGCCCAAATcttaagaaaattattatttttagggttATTTCAAAAGCCAAGCCACACAAGGAATGCCAG GTGTATTCATCTGGCAGCAGTCAATCTGCTCAATTTGCTAATTCGTGGAAAAGAATTG TAACAGATTGGTTTGCAATGGCCGTACTTAACTTGTCTCGCATCTTTTACTATTTGGACACTCTTTTAGCCAACTTGTATCTATATCTTATGTTACGGTTTGGGGGGAAGATGCCGACATGA
- the LOC121203052 gene encoding uncharacterized protein isoform X2, whose protein sequence is MICPRGIEMDSATVHEEIDSLFESTPPLKDSAKIIDKLNQVIQFDSPSGEGKGRKVEELLKRCPNLKKIIIFRVISKAKPHKECQVYSSGSSQSAQFANSWKRIDWFAMAVLNLSRIFYYLDTLLANLYLYLMLRFGGKMPT, encoded by the exons atGATTTGTCCAAGGGGAATTGAAATGGATTCTGCAACTGTTCACGAGGAGATCGATtcattattcgagtcaactcctCCTCTCAAAGATTCGGCTAAAATCATAGACAAATTGAATCAAGTCATCCAATTTGATTCTCCTTCAG GAGAAGGAAAAGGGAGGAAGGTAGAGGAGCTGCTAAAACGATGCCCAAATcttaagaaaattattatttttagggttATTTCAAAAGCCAAGCCACACAAGGAATGCCAG GTGTATTCATCTGGCAGCAGTCAATCTGCTCAATTTGCTAATTCGTGGAAAAGAATTG ATTGGTTTGCAATGGCCGTACTTAACTTGTCTCGCATCTTTTACTATTTGGACACTCTTTTAGCCAACTTGTATCTATATCTTATGTTACGGTTTGGGGGGAAGATGCCGACATGA
- the LOC121203052 gene encoding uncharacterized protein isoform X6: protein MDSATVHEEIDSLFESTPPLKDSAKIIDKLNQVIQFDSPSGEGKGRKVEELLKRCPNLKKIIIFRVISKAKPHKECQVYSSGSSQSAQFANSWKRIDWFAMAVLNLSRIFYYLDTLLANLYLYLMLRFGGKMPT, encoded by the exons ATGGATTCTGCAACTGTTCACGAGGAGATCGATtcattattcgagtcaactcctCCTCTCAAAGATTCGGCTAAAATCATAGACAAATTGAATCAAGTCATCCAATTTGATTCTCCTTCAG GAGAAGGAAAAGGGAGGAAGGTAGAGGAGCTGCTAAAACGATGCCCAAATcttaagaaaattattatttttagggttATTTCAAAAGCCAAGCCACACAAGGAATGCCAG GTGTATTCATCTGGCAGCAGTCAATCTGCTCAATTTGCTAATTCGTGGAAAAGAATTG ATTGGTTTGCAATGGCCGTACTTAACTTGTCTCGCATCTTTTACTATTTGGACACTCTTTTAGCCAACTTGTATCTATATCTTATGTTACGGTTTGGGGGGAAGATGCCGACATGA
- the LOC121203052 gene encoding uncharacterized protein isoform X5: MDSATVHEEIDSLFESTPPLKDSAKIIDKLNQVIQFDSPSGEGKGRKVEELLKRCPNLKKIIIFRVISKAKPHKECQVYSSGSSQSAQFANSWKRIVTDWFAMAVLNLSRIFYYLDTLLANLYLYLMLRFGGKMPT, encoded by the exons ATGGATTCTGCAACTGTTCACGAGGAGATCGATtcattattcgagtcaactcctCCTCTCAAAGATTCGGCTAAAATCATAGACAAATTGAATCAAGTCATCCAATTTGATTCTCCTTCAG GAGAAGGAAAAGGGAGGAAGGTAGAGGAGCTGCTAAAACGATGCCCAAATcttaagaaaattattatttttagggttATTTCAAAAGCCAAGCCACACAAGGAATGCCAG GTGTATTCATCTGGCAGCAGTCAATCTGCTCAATTTGCTAATTCGTGGAAAAGAATTG TAACAGATTGGTTTGCAATGGCCGTACTTAACTTGTCTCGCATCTTTTACTATTTGGACACTCTTTTAGCCAACTTGTATCTATATCTTATGTTACGGTTTGGGGGGAAGATGCCGACATGA
- the LOC121203052 gene encoding uncharacterized protein isoform X3, which produces MDSATVHEEIDSLFESTPPLKDSAKIIDKLNQVIQFDSPSGEGKGRKVEELLKRCPNLKKIIIFRVISKAKPHKECQVYSSGSSQSAQFANSWKRIDDIIPTIVLPIMPIIERNVGAMKQPNDGGIQIVFSEWKQFMFLSV; this is translated from the exons ATGGATTCTGCAACTGTTCACGAGGAGATCGATtcattattcgagtcaactcctCCTCTCAAAGATTCGGCTAAAATCATAGACAAATTGAATCAAGTCATCCAATTTGATTCTCCTTCAG GAGAAGGAAAAGGGAGGAAGGTAGAGGAGCTGCTAAAACGATGCCCAAATcttaagaaaattattatttttagggttATTTCAAAAGCCAAGCCACACAAGGAATGCCAG GTGTATTCATCTGGCAGCAGTCAATCTGCTCAATTTGCTAATTCGTGGAAAAGAATTG atgatataaTCCCCACTATTGTGCTGCCAATTATGCCAATTATTGAGCGAAATGTTGGTGCCATGAAGCAGCCAAATGATGGAGGAATTCAGATTGTATTCTCTGAATGGAAGCAATTTATGTTTCTTTCTGTATGA
- the LOC121203052 gene encoding uncharacterized protein isoform X1 — protein sequence MICPRGIEMDSATVHEEIDSLFESTPPLKDSAKIIDKLNQVIQFDSPSGEGKGRKVEELLKRCPNLKKIIIFRVISKAKPHKECQVYSSGSSQSAQFANSWKRIDDIIPTIVLPIMPIIERNVGAMKQPNDGGIQIVFSEWKQFMFLSV from the exons atGATTTGTCCAAGGGGAATTGAAATGGATTCTGCAACTGTTCACGAGGAGATCGATtcattattcgagtcaactcctCCTCTCAAAGATTCGGCTAAAATCATAGACAAATTGAATCAAGTCATCCAATTTGATTCTCCTTCAG GAGAAGGAAAAGGGAGGAAGGTAGAGGAGCTGCTAAAACGATGCCCAAATcttaagaaaattattatttttagggttATTTCAAAAGCCAAGCCACACAAGGAATGCCAG GTGTATTCATCTGGCAGCAGTCAATCTGCTCAATTTGCTAATTCGTGGAAAAGAATTG atgatataaTCCCCACTATTGTGCTGCCAATTATGCCAATTATTGAGCGAAATGTTGGTGCCATGAAGCAGCCAAATGATGGAGGAATTCAGATTGTATTCTCTGAATGGAAGCAATTTATGTTTCTTTCTGTATGA
- the LOC121203052 gene encoding uncharacterized protein isoform X7 — MICPRGIEMDSATVHEEIDSLFESTPPLKDSAKIIDKLNQVIQFDSPSGEGKGRKVEELLKRCPNLKKIIIFRVISKAKPHKECQVYSSGSSQSAQFANSWKRIDVTVLSYL, encoded by the exons atGATTTGTCCAAGGGGAATTGAAATGGATTCTGCAACTGTTCACGAGGAGATCGATtcattattcgagtcaactcctCCTCTCAAAGATTCGGCTAAAATCATAGACAAATTGAATCAAGTCATCCAATTTGATTCTCCTTCAG GAGAAGGAAAAGGGAGGAAGGTAGAGGAGCTGCTAAAACGATGCCCAAATcttaagaaaattattatttttagggttATTTCAAAAGCCAAGCCACACAAGGAATGCCAG GTGTATTCATCTGGCAGCAGTCAATCTGCTCAATTTGCTAATTCGTGGAAAAGAATTG ATGTGACAGTTCTTAGTTATCTATGA